One Brassica napus cultivar Da-Ae chromosome A5, Da-Ae, whole genome shotgun sequence DNA window includes the following coding sequences:
- the LOC125609509 gene encoding dof zinc finger protein DOF1.7-like, protein MQDLTSAAAYYHHQSMLMMAAKQQQQPELPEQQQLKCPRCDSPNTKFCYYNNYNLSQPRHYCKNCRRYWTKGGSLRNIPVGGGSRKNTKRSSSSSPSSSNLKDKTVAVPDQKPNSEEESRPKLVEEERRMTGQEMDPTRMLYGLPVGDPRFTSLLGADVGISYETGSNWYPGIHLGLGPGIPRDD, encoded by the coding sequence atgCAGGACCTGACGTCAGCTGCAGCATATTACCACCACCAATCGATGCTAATGATGGCGGctaagcagcagcagcagccggAGTTACCGGAGCAACAGCAGCTAAAGTGTCCTCGCTGCGACTCACCCAACACCAAATTCTGTTACTACAACAACTACAACCTGTCTCAGCCACGTCATTATTGCAAAAACTGTCGTCGTTACTGGACCAAAGGCGGTTCCCTCCGTAACATCCCCGTCGGCGGCGGATCTCGTAAGAACACTAAAcggtcctcttcttcttctccgtcgAGCAGCAATCTGAAGGACAAAACCGTCGCTGTTCCCGACCAGAAACCTAACTCTGAGGAGGAGTCCCGACCGAAACTAGTGGAAGAAGAGAGGAGAATGACGGGTCAGGAAATGGATCCGACCCGGATGTTATACGGGTTACCGGTTGGAGATCCGAGATTCACTTCGCTGTTGGGTGCGGATGTCGGGATTAGTTACGAAACCGGGTCGAATTGGTATCCGGGTATACATTTGGGTTTGGGTCCGGGTATCCCGAGGGATGATTGA
- the LOC125609510 gene encoding serine/threonine protein phosphatase 2A 55 kDa regulatory subunit B alpha isoform-like: MNGDDGEIVAASVDPSLPLEWRFSQVFGERSAGEEVQEVDVISAIEFDHSGDHLATGDRGGRVVLFERSHVINSSGGARRDLEDTDHPLRHPEFRYKTEFQSHDPEFDYLKSLEIEEKINKIRWCQTANGTLFLLSTNDKTIKYWKVQDKKIKKVCEVNSDPSKTGAVASSGNPTACLGNGGVPEAISSLRFPLVTSHESSPVARCRRVYSHAHDYHINSISNNSDGETFISADDLRINLWNLEISNQSFNIVDVKPEKMEDLSEVITSAEFHPTHCNMLAYSSSKGSIRLIDLRQSALCDSHSKLFEEPEAAGPKSFFTEIIASVSDIKFAKEGRYLLSRDYMTLKLWDINMDSGPVSTFQVHEYLKPKLCDLYENDSIFDKFECCISGNGLRAATGSYSNMFRVFGVSPGSTESATLEASRNPMRRHVPVPSRSSRLGSIARVVGRGSESAGGVDGSSNALDYKTKLLHLAWHPNENSIACAAGNSLYMYYA; the protein is encoded by the exons ATGAACGGTGACGATGGGGAGATCGTCGCAGCTTCGGTAGATCCATCTCTGCCTCTGGAATGGAGATTCTCTCAGGTCTTCGGTGAACGCAGCGCTGGTGAAGAAGTTCAAGAAG TTGATGTGATTTCAGCAATCGAGTTTGATCATTCCGGCGACCATCTTGCTACCGGGGACCGTGGAGGACGTGTTGTTCTTTTCGAGAGGAGCCATGTCATAAAC AGCAGTGGAGGAGCTAGAAGGGATCTTGAAGACACTGATCACCCACTGAGGCATCCTGAGTTTCGTTATAAAACAGAGTTTCAGAGTCATGACCCTGAG TTTGATTATCTCAAGAGTTTGGAGATAGAGGAGAAGATAAACAAAATTAGATGGTGTCAAACAGCCAATGGCACTCTTTTTCTCCTGTCGACAAACGATAAAACCATCAAGTATTGGAAG GTTCAAGACAAGAAGATCAAGAAAGTTTGTGAAGTAAATTCAGATCCTTCAAAAACTGGAGCGGTCGCAAGCTCTGGCAATCCAACCGCGTGCCTTGGGAACGGAGGAGTACCTGAAGCCATCTCATCGCTGCGGTTCCCACTG GTAACTAGCCATGAGTCGAGCCCTGTGGCTAGATGTCGAAGAGTCTATTCTCATGCTCATGACTATCACATCAATTCCATCTCAAATAATAG TGACGGAGAAACATTTATTTCGGCTGATGATTTGCGAATAAATCTTTGGAATCTGGAGATTAGCAATCAAAGTTTcaatattgttgatgttaagcCTGAGAAAATGGAAGATCTATCTG AGGTTATCACATCAGCAGAGTTTCATCCTACACATTGCAATATGTTAGCTTATAGCAGTTCCAAAGGCTCAATTCGCCTGATTGATCTGCGCCAATCAGCTTTATGTGACTCACATTCCAAATT GTTTGAGGAACCAGAGGCAGCAGGTCCTAAGTCGTTCTTCACTGAGATAATTGCTTCAGTGTCAGACATCAAATTTGCGAAAGAAGGAAGATATCTCCTTAGCCGTGACTACATGACACTCAAG TTATGGGACATCAACATGGATTCAGGTCCGGTGTCAACTTTCCAGGTTCATGAGTATCTGAAACCGAAG CTCTGTGATTTATATGAAAATGATTCTATCTTTGACAAGTTCGAGTGTTGTATAAGTGGCAATGGATTGCGAGCAGCTACAGGTTCTTACAG CAATATGTTCCGTGTGTTTGGTGTTTCCCCGGGAAGTACTGAGTCTGCAACTTTAGAAGCAAGCAGGAATCCTATGAG GAGGCATGTCCCAGTTCCCTCGAGGTCATCCAGACTAGGCAGTATAGCGCGTGTTGTAGGTAGAG GATCAGAGAGTGCAGGAGGAGTCGATGGGAGTAGCAATGCTCTTGATTACAAAACAAAGTTGCTGCATCTTGCTTGGCATCCAAATGAGAACTCTATTGCTTGTGCCGCTGGAAATAGCTTGTACATGTACTATGCTTAA